In the Zingiber officinale cultivar Zhangliang chromosome 5A, Zo_v1.1, whole genome shotgun sequence genome, TATCCTATTTTTGAAACAATATATAAAAATGCCTTTGATCTTATTCACTCTGATATATGGACCTCTCCGATTGTGTCTAGAAgaggttttaaatattttatatcttttaTTGATCATGTAACTAGGTACACTTGGACATACATGCTTACATTTAAAGAACAAGCATTCGAGGCATTTAAGCATTTCTTTCGATACACTTCTAAGCAATATAATGCTAATATCAAAATACTTAGAactgataatggaggagaatataTGAGtcatgaatttaaaaattatctagaAGAAAGGGGGATTATTCATCAAACATCTTGTCCGTataccccacaacaaaatggcgtAACAGAAAGAAAGAATCGACACCTATTAGAAATAACTAGAACCATTCTATTTCATGCAAACATCTCAAAAAGTTATTGGCGTGATGCAGTTAGTACATCTGCTCATCTTATCAATTATTTACCTTCCAGAGTACTCAGAGGTAAATCTCCTTTGGAACTACTCACTAACATTAAACCAAACATCTCACACTTGAAAGTATTTGGTTGTGTTTGTTATGTTCATGTACCTGAACAACTTAGGGACAAACTCGATAAAAAGGGTAgacgttgtgtttttattggataTGGTTCATTTCAGAAAGGATATATATGTCATGATCCTATTACTAATAAAGTATACACATCGAAGGATGTGATATTTATAGAAAATGAGTTTTACTTTGCAGGTCAAGAAAAGGAGCAAGAACAAGAAAAGAGGACTTTCAAATGTTCCTATATACTCTAGAAGAGCCAACTATTCTTCCTCCACAATCAAGCGAGGAGGAAAATATTACAAACTCGAGGAAGAAAGACACAACACTCTTGAACAAACAGAAAATGATGAACCAAACTCCTTAGAGATTGAAGCAAGAAATGAGCAAGAGAGAGATCAATCTCAAAGTTTCTCAACACCATTCGAAAATGAAACTTCTCGTTCAACTCTACCTTCCCTTAGAAGATCCATGAGGCAAAGGTTCCCTTCATCTAAATGGGTAGATTATTACAATCTTAAAATTATAACTAAATAAATTGTTAATTATTATACTAATAATAATACTTTCATAAGTCATAAAGTATTCTTGAGTGACTTTGATAAAGTAAAAGAACCCAAGAATTATAATGAAGCCAATGAAAATCCGGAATGGAAAAAGACAATGCAAGAAGAGCTAGATGCCCTTATAAAAATAGAACATGAGAAATTACAACCTTACCCGAGGGTAAAAAGGCGATGgggtgtaaatggatctacaaagtcAAACATAAAAGCAACGGTTCAATAGATCGCTTTAAAGCCAGACTAGTGGTCAAAGGATACACTCAAACTTACGGTGTCGATTATATAGAAACATTTGCTCCCGTGGCTAAAATGAATATAGTAAGGGTTCTTTTATCATTGGCCACCAACAATAGATGGTCAAtgtatcaaatggacgtcaaaaATGCCTTTCTCCAGGGGAAGTTAGAAGAAGAAGTATCTATGCAATTACCTCAAGGGATTCATTCAAGAGAGGAAGGAAAGGTTTGTCGACTAAGAAAGACTATTTAAGGGTTGAAACAATCTCATCGAGCTTGGTATGCAAAATTAAGTTACGCACTTATTTGTCTCAATTTCAGAAAATGTTATAGTGATTCTTctctttttattaaaaataatgataGGGAAACCACTATAATACttatatacgtagatgacataattaTTACTGGAAGTAGTATGAACTGCATTAATCAAGCTAGAAATTTcttaatttctaaatttgaaattaaagattTGGGGAAATTGAAGTATTTTCTAGGTATAGAATTAGCCTATTCCCCTAAAGGGTTAGTTCTATCCCAAAGAAAATATGCTTTTGACTTTTTATAGGAGATAGGTAAGCTAGGAGCAAAGCTAGCCAACAGTCCATTCTCTACGTATAATGAAGAGAAGGATAAGGATGAGCCTTTTGATGACATATAGAGGTACCAGAGGTTGGTTGGCAAACTCATCTACCTGACTATTACCAGACCAGATATTACATATGCAGTTGGCCAAATCAGCCATCATATGCACGTACCTAAGATGAGCCACTGGAAGGTCATTGAAAGGATCCTCAGATATCTCACACAATCTCCAGGAAGAGGGATATGCATGAAGAACAACAAAAGTTCAGAGATTGTGGGCTACTGTGATGCAGACTGGGCTGGAGGCACTCAAGACAGAAAATCAACTACAGGATACTGCATGTTTATTGGAGGAAATCTAATATCTTGGAAAAGTAAAAACAATCAGTTGTATCTAGATCAAGTGCAGAGGCAGAATATAGGGCAATGGCAACTGCAACTAGTGAAATAGTCTGGTTGAAGGCTTTAGTCGAAGAGTTGAGATTTATAGTCACCACTCCTATTAAATTATATTGTGACAACCAATCAGCCATCCATATTGCTTCAAATCCAGTCTTTCATGAGCGAACCAAACACATCGAAGTTGATTGTCATTTTGTGCGTTAAAAGATAGAAGACAAAACCATAATCACTCCTTATATACGAAGCCATGAGCAACTTGCTGGCATCTTCACTAAGGGGACTACAGTTAACCATATGCAGAACATCCTCATCAAGTTGGGCTCCATGGATATCTATTCGCCAAACTTGAGGGGGGTGTTgaaaataaggaagataaaacagATGGAAATCCATCATTATGCAAATCATTATTTGGCCAGCTACCTAACCATTGTTTGGTTGTCAAATCAACTTCTTTTGGCAAGTTTATCAACTATTAATTGGTGCCACATCAGCCATTAATTGGTTGCCATTATTTTGGCTATAATACAATTAATATTTGGCTGGATGATAACGGCTAAATAATCATTTCATCCCTTATAAAATGCATCTCTCATTGGATGAATTAAGAAATTCTATTTCCTACAAAAATGCTAAGCATCTCTTTCTCCACGTTTCTTATCCTCAAACAAGAGGGACAATTTTCACTCTCCTTGTAACATATCTTATGAATACAAGAGTGAGTTTTTTAAGAGCGGTGTTTCATCTCATGCAATCTGAATCACTGTTAATTTTCAACAGCTAGAACTCTTTGAACAatgtttgatttgatatattctgTATCTCATAATTTAATCCGAATTAAGTTATGACATCACAGAGTTTAAGATTTAATATTCATGTTATAACAATTACGAATCTGTAATTACTATAACTATGTGACAACCAACTGTAGCAGTTACAATTTTGTAGTGCTACAACGTTAATATTAAATCTTAAACTTTTAAATGTCATAACTTTTAATTCAGATTTAACCAGATGacatataatatattaaatcgaaATCATTCAAAGATCTACAATTGAGTATTGGTTGAAACACGTAACAACCTCGATTTCAACTAAAAACATGTTTAAAGTCTTTTTAGATACtttgaataatttaattttaatttcttttctttatgtTATAACAGCTATGAAACAAAAGTTATTATATAACTGTGTATCAGTTCTATTGTAGCGAAACTATAGCTACTATAATTATGTGACAGTTATGGGAtcatagtagctgctataacttgtcctaaatttagaatttagacgaaaaacataaaagtaataataaaaatgataaacCCTAAATTTAGAATTTATGCTATAACCACTACAAAACAAAAGCTATTATAACAATATATCAGCTCTATTGTAGCGAAACTATAGCTACTATAATTACGTGATAGTTATAGGATGGTAGCTACTATAACGCATcctaaatttagaatttagatgAAAAACATAGAAGtaataataaaaatgataaatccaattagtttttttattgaatttttcTACCGACCATCGAGATAAATCAGGAAGAATATACGACGATCAGTCCAAAAGttcaacatcttttaattgtatgtctcatttaatttttttttataaatacgtcataattaaaaattgaattataaatATCTTAATGATAACTATaatataggaaaaaaaaatatttacatcaTTTTACCAAACTATACGTGCCCTTACGATAACCACTCAAAGTGGTGCGGTTTTTAACGATTTAGAAAAAACAAAAGTGTCCTTCcattttgtataattttatttactctaaaatataataattttaaataaagttGCTCTCCTTAGATACACTATTTTGAAGGCGTTAGCAACTTTCACtggaatttatattattttagcaACTTTTATTTAAAATTGCTCTAAAATGatatttcagaaaaaaaaaatcatgaatgaGTTATTTTAATACATTTTGAAAGAGTAGGATTTATTTTTAATCAGTCGATAAAAAAAAATCCGCAACggatcaaattaattattttttttatcaatttaatttgtTCAATTTTGATGTTAAAATTTAGTCGGGATGATGCCCCATATTTATAAAGACTGTACTTTGCCTTAAGTCAATGGTGCAATGATATGGACCTTTTTAATTTTCCAAGTAAGTTTCCCAAGTATTCAAGTATTCAAggattaatttttttcattaattaatAGATGGATTTCTTTTAATTAACGATTAATTTAGAAATATACTtgaatattttttgatttattttgatgacttattaaaaattttcatgatCAATTGacatgaaaatatgataatggtTGTACTTTGCCTAAGTCAATGGTGCAACGATATGGATCTTTTTAGTTTTCCATGTAAGTTTCCCAATTATTAAGTATTTAAGGATTGACTCTTCTCATTAATTAATAGTtgaatttcttttaattaatGATTATTTAGAAATATTGGGTTGATGAGTTATACAATGTGAGTACTTTTTGATTTACTTtgatgattgattaaaaattttcatGATCGATTGACATGAAAATAGATCGTTTTAATAATACTTATAAAAATATAAGAGTTAAGATTATATTGCTGGTGTACAAGTCCCATTTTGAAAAGATATAGTAAATattatgagtttaaaaggatataAGATATTTTCATTGATATGAAGTATTTCGAgtagagcctaaaaataaaaccatgagagtttagacccaaagtgaataatatcaatGTCATTATGGAAATATATGAATATCCTTTGGTTCCAACATATGATATCAAAGTCATGGTACATATCATATGTCATGTAGGGTGACCTTGAATGAAGTTACGGGGAGGTCCAAAGTAGGTCAGGATGATCGGATATTTACGGAGGGCTTGGAGTAAGTCGTAAGTAATTGGACGCAAATGCTTGCGAGGAGACCTGAAATAAGCCAGGTGACCGAATATTCATGGAGAGAcccagagcaggtcagggtgactgaATACTCTCGGGGAGACCCAGAGTAAGTTAAGAGTTACTGGATGAGGATGCTTACGAGGAGACCCGAAACAGGTTATAGAGACCGAATGCTTGTGGGGAGGCCCTGAGTAGGTCAATAGTGATTGGATATTTGCGGGGAGACCCGGAGCAGATTAGGATGATCAGATGCTTGTGAGGAAGCACAGAGTAtatcaggatgaccggatgctcgtgGGGAGGCGTAAAGCAGATCAAGAGTAACCGAATACTCGTGAGAAGATCCTGGACTATGAGAGTAATGGGGGAGGCGCAAAGCAGGTCAAGAGTAACCGAATACTCGTGAGAAGGTCctggaccatgagagtaatgggGGAGGTGTAAAGCAGGTCAAGAGTAATCGAATATTCGTgatacaaattaaaattttatattagaaAGATATGAAAAAATTATGAATGTAAAAGAATGTAAAATATCTGTATTGGTACCAGATGGTACTAGACTTTTGACAAAATCTAAAACGTAAAGTCACGAAGATATCTGAGTATCCAAgagtaaaatgatttttttttcatttattttttttaatcattctTAAGCAGGCCGCAAGCCCAGGAATAAGCCCAGTTAATCGTGGAAGTTCTGAGACGAAACACAGCCATTAGGGCATCGGCCACTACCTTATAAACCCCGAGCAAGGAACAAGTAGCCGAACTAGGGTTTAAGTGTGGTGGAATTGCGCTGCTACTGCGGAGGCGGCTTCGTCTGCTTTCGTTTCTAGTTCATCATCCGAGATCCAGGAGTCCCCTTGCTTGGAATCATGGTAAGCATATTTTTGTAATTGTTCCCTTCGAAGAtatgttttttttgttgtttggTTGGCTTGGTTTGAACTTGCTTCTCATGAATGTGACCAGAGCATCGAGGCAGTGAATCCGAAGGCATACCCCTTGGCCGACGCGCAGTTAACCATCACCATCCTCGATCTCATCCAACAGGCCGCCAACTACAAGCAACTTAAGAAAGGAGCAAATGAAGGTCTTTATTTTCATCGATTTTCTTTCAAAATCTCTCCTTTTTCTTGTTTCCTTGTTCTAGTAGCTGTGACGTTGCTCTTGGTGCACGGGATGACGTAACTTTTACTCTGGGGTTTGTTGTTCCAGCCACTAAGACGTTGAACAGGGGGATATCAGAGTTTGTGGTGATGGCAGCAGACACAGAGCCACTCGAGATCCTCCTCCATCTCCCTTTGCTTGCGGAGGATAAGGTGTACCCTCCTCTCAGTTGAATACATTGTGCTATTACTAGTTTATTGCCTTGCTTCATACTCTGATTAGTAATATCTGAGGCCTAATTATTAATTATCTGTCCATTTGGAAATTTGAAATGAGATAATCAGACGATATTATCTTCAGTTTTATGACCCGATTCACTATTTTGGTGAAATAGTCCACCTATGCATGAATAAATAAGGTTAGGGCATTTGATTTGAAGTGTACTATGAATATGCTTGGCTTGTAGAGATTCATTGTAGGTTTTCAGAGGCTCCATTTTCTGAAGATAATTCTGTCTGGATTTATTATGATTATGATGTTGAAATTCAGACCTTGAAAATCTGAATTAGTGAAAATATCTTACTGaaggttattattgatgaattggTGTGTCATGACCTGGATTTTTTTGGAACATATTTATATCTAGGTCATTATTGCATGATGATTGGTGataaatgattaatttaattatgaaGACTAGCTATTTTTTAGttatttactgtttaattatttattttttagctGATTGAGTTTAACATAACCAAATTAAGAGATTCACAGGTAGCGTTGTTACAAGTTGCTATagcctttttaatttttaagtttgcagCAATATTGATCTACAATTATGTGGAGTATCCATTGTGATAAGTGCAATTTGTTTCTGATTTATTTAGTAGATCACAGAAGATTCTGGTCTTTGTATCTGTGGTTTtataagatttttgtataatgaCTACGCCTGAGTTCGTTTTATTGAATATTTTATGAGTACACAATTTGAATGGGTTAATTTATTCCTTTGATAATGTATTATAAATTTGTAATGTTTTTGGATATTTTCTTATACGCTGTTTAGAAATACGATTGAGATGAGAGTAATAAAGAATAACTCTTAAGTGAGAAAAGGAGATCAGTTGAATTATCCAGAAATTAAACCAGTAGTACATTATCTCGTTTCTGTCCATACATGTCGGTGTTTATTTGCTTGGCTGAGTTAGTATGGTTTAATTCATTCTGGCAATTTTTGTTTGTGAACCTTCTACATTGATTAATCGTTCATTTTTCTGATACCAGAATGTGCCATATGTCTTTGTTCCTTCCAAACAAGCTCTTGGGCGAGCTTGTGGAGTTACACGACCTGTGATTGCTTGTTCTGTGACTAGCAATGAAGGTAGCCAGTTGAAGTCCCAAATCCAACAGCTCAAGGTGatttttaatttccttatttAGTTCAATTGTCATTGAAATTTCTTGATATTTAGTTGGACTAATCTATCCTCGAGACTCGTACTAATCTATTCTCAATCTGATGTAACTGCAGGATGCAATTGAAAAGCTTCTTATCTAGATAATGAGGTTTCAGCATGATGAGCTTCCTAGAAGAATGTTTCAGGAGGCTTGGACTGATGAATCTTGTCATGTTTCCTGGAGTCTTGAGTTATGTCTCTTGCTGGAAGATATTAGTTAACCCGCTGTTGTAGTCTTAAAAACTAAAACTACTTTGGTTATTGTTTCTTCCACTATGCAATTATTGTAACTTGAGAGAAATTGGAGGATAAATTCAGTTTCTTATATTGTATGCTTATGCCCTTATTTTCCATCATTCTTTATGGTTCGAGTTGGGCAATACTTTCTccaattcatatcatcattaaaataattataaacaaGGATTTTAATTTCACCTCTATAATCAAGGTCAACCACTCCTATAATCATGCCTCTCATGGCATAATTAGACCTTGGTGCTATTCGCGCATAAGTCTCTTTGGGTATTTTGATGTTAATGCTTGTGTTTAGCATGGCCTGCTCATATGGTGGAATATGATAGCTTTGATTGATGGCGAGATCATCATACCTAGCAGCCCTTTCGGTCGTTCTTTGTAGTAGGACTGTTGTGTTTTTGAGACATTTGACATATAGTACGTCTTATTCATCATCTTTTAATAAGACTGCAATAGTATGAGCTCTTTCTTCGTCTTCATTATCATAATGATCATTTCTTGCTTGTATAGATGCTGACTGCAATAGTATGAGCTCTTTCTTCGTCTTCATTATCATAATGATCATTTCTTGCTTGTATAGATGCTGATGCAACTTGATAATTTTCAAAATGTAGTAAAATCCTACCACCATCTAGGAGGTTCTTTGTGTTTACCTCAGTAGGTTGCATTGGAATATTGATTGTGGATTGTCTAATAATCCAGTTTTGTCCGAGAATCTCTTGTTTTATATCGTCGCCCTGGTAGTGCTCGTATTCCGCTACTTGCTAAGTAGTCGACGACGTTTTGGACTTCATAGGCGAAGCCTACATTTGGTGTGTTTGAAAGTCTTCCAACTAGCCCTCTTGTCAGTAGCAGGTTAGCTTCCCCATGTTGCCATGCTTCGTATCCTCGAGCAAGGATGGATATTTGAATATTTCTGTAAAAATCAGAGATTGTTAGCATGGTATCAGGTATTACATATACCAGTTGACTTCCTTGTGTTAAATCTATTTCGATTGTTGTAAAGATGGTCTGATCTCCCTACCACCTGTTATCTCTGAATACCACAAGAACTAGTGTTCCCTCTTCTTGTCAGTGTAAGATTTGAATGCGGACCTGAATGACCCCCATATGGATAAACCGCATCCCACTACGTTGTAGTTGGTTGAAGCTTTCTGTCTGTATGAAAGGTTTGTCTACTTGATTGGTAGTTACCAGTAGGGCTTCTTCAGAACGGTGGGTGTATACCCGATGATACATATCATCTTGTCTAGAATGGTATAAGACTTCAGCAGGGACAATTACAGCTCTTTCTTGCATAGAAAGTCTTAATTGTGCCTGAGGGTCTAGCTGTTGTTCTAGAGACTGATTGTAACTTCTTCTAGTTATTCTTCGGGATACCCTTTGTAGTCTTTGTTGCGCATTGTACCACCTTCGTTGATGCTGGCGATAATTTCGAACTTGGTTCTCAAAAAGAGGATGCTCTTCTGTTGCCGTCCCCCTTGTGATTGTGGTTACTGGAGGATCTGTATTGGTCCTCATTATTTCTTGGCTTGTTCTTTGAAGAGATCGTATGGGTCCTTGAAAACGTGAAGCCTGCCTTCTCCTTCCCTTGACTTCTCCTGAATTGATAAACTTTTAATTCTGTCAGATAAATTTTTGATTACCTCTTCGGGGAGATTGGTGTTAGTGCTTGATTCTTTTGCTTCAAGCTTTCTAATACGCTCGTCAAGTGCTTCCAATCTTTCAAGTATTGTCACTAGAAGTTGTATTTGAGTATTGACTTGCTTGATGGAGGCTGTTACTCCTGATGTAGGGCCTTTATGATCAACTGGACGGACAAACCCTAGGCTTGGTGCTTCAATATTTTCCGTAGCCTTTAATGCTTCTTTATAGTTGTTTGTGGCCTGGGTGTTTATATAACTCATGAAGAGGTCCTGGCTTCTAACTTGTAAAGGAGTTTCTCAACCCTTTCAAGCTTCTTACCCAAGTCTTCTTTTACCGTTCTTTCTTCAACAACTTTGGgttgtttttttattttagctAATAGGTTGTTGATTTGTCTTTATGTCAAAGGCCTATTTTCAAGAATTTCTTGGGTTAGGTCCTTTACTGCTTGGGTTAGCCTTTTGTTTTCAGATTTAAGAACTTCCAACTCTTcttgaatttgtttgaagttCTTTAAATTAATTCTATTCGACAAACTTACCCTATCGTAGGTTACTGCGACATTATGAGCTAGTTCTTTTAAAGTTGGCTCGGTTTTTGCTAGGTCGAGATATTCAAAGTTTGCGGTTGGTGATTTAGAATACCATTCTTGTATAGCTGTTTTCAACGTCTAGACATAAAGCTATTTCTTGAGTAGGTTGGCTTCTGGCTATCCACCAATCATACCTAGCTAAGGCTTCTGGCTATCCACCTTAACCAAAATTGCTAGGCTTGCGGGCGATCAAGCAATTCCTTTTTCAATTCAGACTTTATGTTTTAACACTCATAAGGATATACCTCTCTTCAAACCTTATTTCCTAACTACTTATGGCTTAGAGGGTTCTAAGAGCTTTCTTGCTCATGCAGGTGTGCCCTTGGGCTTACCTCAATTCTTTGCCAAGTTAGGACCTGTCCTTTTGCAATCCTCTCGTCGTTCCCCAGTCGCCTTATTATAGTTAAGAACTATAAAGTCCGTTGAAAAATGGATCCTTAAGATACTTTTAAAGATATCCATTTAGAGTTTTGGGAAATCACTAATATCTTTGTATTATTATATCCTAACTATTACCAGTGTCGCTCGCCAATAATACCTCGTTAAGTATTTACTCAGCCAttaaactagctctgataccaaaaatagaAGCGTGCTTCTTGCAAACAAACTAAGATAATGTACCAAAGAACTTGAAAGTACAGGACTTGAGTTTGTAAGAAAGGAAACTTGGAAACTTGAAATTTAACAAGCAAACTTACAGAGAACTCAGAGTAAGACTTGTGTCGTGAGCTCGACTTGTGTCTTGCAATGAGATTTCTAGGTGCTTATAAAGAGAGGAGAAATGATGAATCGGGTGCTCATTGGGTCCCATCGTCATCCTATCATATCTCCTTTTACACGCTTTAACTAGTGGCCTAATAGTAGGCTTATTAGATACACACTTAGCATTCTTATCCTTTGAGACAGGTGGACGACTCCCCGAGGCTCAGCCCATTGCATCAGATGTAAAGTTGCTTTTATTATAGTGATATGTAACACTGGCAAAGTTGGATTGTTGGGCTCACCATCGCTTCGCATTTATGGTGGGTTGTCTCTTATCCCTTGGATTATTGCTTGTAGTCGCATAAAGGTTTCCCAGAGGTCCAATCGGGCTTTTGTGACAGCTGGTAAGGCATCTTTCCAGTAAGTGCTTTGTCTTTCATGATGGCTTCTTCGTCTGAAGTCGTTTTCCTTGACTTGGCAGATAAGCTCCAACTCTCGAAGGCTGTTGATGACATTACGAGCTGCTGTCTATTCAATGTTGGCCATATGAGATCTTTTGTCGTGTTCTTCTGGGTGAAGGATGCTTGTACGGCCTGAGCAGGCCAATTCTGCGTATTGTTCCAGGAGGTGATGAGGCCCGCTAGGTGATGGGATGCCTTCATATTGGGCTTTGTCTGGATTTGTAATAATGCTCCTTCTATTTGGATTAGTAGAAGAAGATCCTTCTCCGTCGGAGTCCATGGTCCTGTAATATGAGAAACAAGATGAGAGAGAGAGTAGGTTGTCTTTACCTTCTATGTGC is a window encoding:
- the LOC121981172 gene encoding NHP2-like protein 1, which codes for MSIEAVNPKAYPLADAQLTITILDLIQQAANYKQLKKGANEATKTLNRGISEFVVMAADTEPLEILLHLPLLAEDKNVPYVFVPSKQALGRACGVTRPVIACSVTSNEGSQLKSQIQQLKDAIEKLLI